Part of the Sorghum bicolor cultivar BTx623 chromosome 1, Sorghum_bicolor_NCBIv3, whole genome shotgun sequence genome, TTATCCTCTCGGGATCATTGCTTGCTTTCATATAAAACCGCTATAAACTACTACATCTTTAGATAAAATGGACTTATGTTGTTCTAATGTTGCATTTTTTTAAGCCTCCTATATATTTTTAGTCAAGTTTGTAGTCCGTTGAAATCATGAATTCATCAGCAAAACGTTCTAAAATTGTTCTGTCATCACTAAAGAATTGTCAGAGTTAAAGTGTGTCTGTTCAACTGAAAACTGTGTGCAATTTGGAGATAGTAGTACGTCTTTGTGATCTCTCATCTAATTGGCAGTGCATGAGAAGAAAAAATGGTTATGATCTCTGGAAGACACTATTTGAATGTCTGAAACGCTAACTGAATGGAAACTGAAAAATACCTGGCCTGTAAAAATTTggatttttggctactgtagcactttcgtttttatttgacaaatattgtccaatcatggagtaactagactcaaaaaattcatctcacaaattacaggtaaactgtgcaattagtttttattttcgtctatatttaaagctccatgcatgcgaccaaagattcgatgtgatggagaatcttgaaaatttttgccaactaaacaaggcctaacattaTGTAGCTAAGTTTTGCTGCTATTTTGTTTTGTAGCTTTGGTTTCATCCCAAGAAAGTTCAGTACTCTATCTGAATgtctaaaactctagcatggaaacGCTAACTGAATGTCTGAAACTAAATTGCTAAAGTTCCAGAATTTTAGAGTAGGCTAGCTAACTGAATGTCTGAAACTCTATCTGTATCTTTGAATGTTAGCTAGCCTACTCATTAAAAGCAACTTAGGCGCAGAATGTTAGAGTTTCAGAATGAGCAACTTAGCTTGAATGTTTGAAACTCTAtctgctagagcttgtgggAAACCAATCCATGTCTAAAACTCTAGCAATGAGGTTACTGAATGTCTGAAACTCTATCTGCTAACTAAAAGTACTCAGTGAATGTCTGAAGCGCTAAATGAATGAATGGAAACTGAAAATAGCTAGCCTACTGTACATATCCGGAAACCAGCTAAATTGCTAACAACGTTCTATAGCTAAGTTTTGCTGTTATTTGTTTATCTCAAGTTTAACTAAAACTATTAAAAGAATATAGTAACTTATGATATAAAATAGATGTACTATAAGAATATAATTAATATGTTCCCGCGTAACCACAAGTGGTTTAAATTTAACAAACTGATTGAGGCGAGGCGACGAACTAACCTAGCTGAAACGTGGTCCACATGCACATGCCGCGCGCCGGGGGGGTGTTTGTTTCTTAAACATTGCACAGCTGCCAATATAATGCCAAGCGGTGGGCAAAAGTTGGTAAAGGGAACGACGATCGTGCGTACCGGAGCACCCTTTTCTTGCCTCCATTCTTAACGCCAAGTCAAATACAGTATTTGTAAGCGTCGTGTCCTGCGTGTTGATTTCAGTTAAATACAAAAAGGTACTGTAAAAGCGAAGCGATATTGGTTTACCCATTAGCGTCGCGCGAGAGTGGAGGAAAGAAAGGACGAAGGAGAGAGCGCCTGGCCGTGTTGCTGGAAAGGAAATGGAAATTGGAATGCGGGACAGCGGGAGTACGTGGCCGTCcaatcctctctctctctctctctctctctctctctctctctctctctctaaccaGTCCATTCCCCTCTTTGGTTCCACAAACATTTCCTCGTCGCCGCGGTCCCGTCCCCCGATCTTCTGCGCGTGCAGCTCGGTAGATGTTGCATTTGCATGGACGCACGCTCTCACGCTTGCATGCACAAGTCCACCCTGTTTGGCATAGCACTCTGCACTGACTGgctcttgaaaagattttgtagagttgcttatgcttatataccGGTACAAATTTCTATATAACTTATAGATTTTCCTGGAGCTGCTTACCAGTACAAAAATCTAGATTTAGAGTTGTAAAGACATGTTAGTGCACTTACATGACTCGTTACATTTATACTTTagattaaataaaaatatttaaacAACTCTTATTAGTCCATAAACTACATATTCAATATAGTTAGAGTTGTGTCAAACAAGCTCTTCACCCCTATAAACACACACATACATCACTCCCACATCCGAACAACTGTGCCGATAAATTttgagattgagagatatagtgcTTGGTTCATCGGGACAAGATGGTCTCATGTGGATAACTGGATATCCATCTCGCTTTTGCATTTAGTCCAGAGTCAACTAGAAATAGGATGATCCCACTACAAAATATATCGAAAGTGTTGCATACATACATGAGAAATGCAGAGAAGAAGAGGAGGGTTGTGGGTTAGGCCAATGTCAACGTTGAGGAAGATTTGGTGTGGAGAGCCACGATCATGCATGGGGGGAGAGGGAACTGCATGCAAGAGTAATATCAGATACAATACAACcaaagttacctgatgcactccaACTAATGCAACATAATTCGCCATATGTTAATTAGGGGGTGTAAATGCAgccctaaaaattataaaaatagtgATTAGGTCCAAAATTCCATCGCATCTTCCTCTAATTTGCTATAGCTTCGTCACTGATTAGATTAACATCCATCGGTGGAAACCTGTTATTATACATTGTATTCTATTCACAAGCAGATAAAAACGACTCCACAACCATCACCTGAACATAACAGAGATTTCAGGCGACTCACACAATTTTGTAAATTTCTGCTTGATGGTTGATGGGAGGTTCTGTTGGGTGGCCGCCGGTGCAGGAGATCCGGATCGGCTGGCATTGGCACTACAGCAAACGTGGATGGAGGATGGCCCAGGTCGGCGCGGGCCCATGAAAGTGGCACTTTACTATATATTATATTGTACtctctccatctcaaattgtaagtcgtttgactttttttatcccaaatttgaccaactcgtcttattcaaaaaatttgtgcaaatatagtcaaatttaagtcattcttgaagaacttttattaataaaccaatacacaacaaaaaaagtaatattttgtataaaactttgaataagacgagtggtcaaacttgatattaaaaaagtcaaacgacttacaatttggaatggattgaGTATATTATAATATTTCGCTCGATCTTATCTTGGGTGGTGACTCATTTCCGCATGTGAACAGCCACGACACTCGGACTTATCAAGTGTCACCGGTCACCCTATCTTTGTGGCTCTTTTGCGCCTACCCCCTCGAGTTATGAATTTTGTTATCCTCACATAGGAGCACCTCCTTTTATCTTCAAATCAAAACTGAGGGAGTGAGGCCTGGGTCTAAAGAGTTTTATGGTTTTGTTGCCCTATTAGGGTGAACATTCGCCAGACTAGGTGCAAGACAGGCAATTTTACTCCTTTTCCACAAAACACAATACATACATACACTCATCTTATTTCATCTTTACTTGTATGCCAAAAGATGAGATAGTTGTATTGGTGATGATTAATAAAGACGGGCCAAGAGTAATAGCCACATGTCACTAGTCACTAGTTTAGCAGCGCAACATTCGGTGGTCACATATTTTATTATGACTTGTGATTGCAACATTGCTAGAGGGACAATCAAGTGCTAAACAAAAAACGGGAGAGAAAAACACCATGAGAGAGGAGAACGAGGGCGGATAAGAAATATAGACTATGCTCGGTTGTCTTTTTCCCCCCTTTGGCTGTGGCGACATTTGATTTTCTTTTTGGCCACCATAGCTACTACTACTAAGGACTCTTTTTGTGAGTAGCTTGCCTTTCATTAGAATCAACCGACCTTAGTTTGAGATAAAACATAAGTTACTCTTTGGCCTCATCATGAGATAGATCAACTAAGGGGGTGTTCGGTGGTTGGGACTAAAATTTAATATGTGTCACATCAGATGTTATATGGGGTGGTCTATGGGGTATGCAAATACTAATAGAAAAACAAATTCTGTCAGTACTTcgtgagacaaatttattaaacctaattaatctatcattagcatatgtgttaCTATAGCAATTggtgtctaatcataaactaattagactttAAAAATAGTCTCGCTAATTAGTCTCtaattatatttttagtttcataaataatctatatttaatatttgatgcatgtgtccaaacatcagATGTGATAGtgactactccctctgtccctttttaattgtcgctgTTGGTGTGCGTGctacaagtttgactcgattttgtagaaaatacgtgcatcatttgtatctccaaataaatttgttaaaaaactagattcaaatatctttctaatgatattaattatgtattataaatattaatattttttaatatataattgccGGCAGTTATTTTTCGGGAAACGcaagcgacaattaaaaagggacggagggagtaaagtTTAGCAGCAGTAACCAAAGGGGCCTAACTCAAATTCAAATTTAAACATCTATAACATAAAACGTAAGTGACTCCTTGGCATCATCTCATGGGATAGATCAGCTAActcaaattaaaatttaaacATCTGTAACAGTGTAAAGTAGCATTTCTTAATTCAATCGTAGTTCAGGGTTTCTTCTCCAAAAGTTGCCTCTTTATCTGCCACCACTTGCTCGCTTATCAGTGGGCGACCAGGGGCGCGTTGGGCCCTTGTCCGGACGGGAACGGGACGGTTTTATAAAGAAGGCTTCTATTAGCCGCGTACAGATAGACAAGCAACTCCagtccaaccaccaagaacaaCCGGAACagaagaggagaggagaagagaagagaagagaggaggCTCCCCAGTTGGTACCAATTCTCGCAGAGATAAGGAGAAGCAATCAGACATGAGAACCCAAGCGCTGTTCTTCCTGACATTCGCCCTTCTCGCCGTGCTCGCGCAATCCAGCAAcaggcaccaccaccaccaccaccactcccAGGTTCAAAGCAGAGGTAGGCGCCCCGATTCCTTCTCTGCTCTTGCCAAAAAAAGTCCCCTCTTTTGAGGTTTTCCGACCAGTGAATGAATCCAAGATTTTTTTGggtcctccccccccccccccccccccccccccccggtttCGGCAGGAAAGCTCTAAAATTTGttcttttttgttttccttGTTGTTCAGTCTGGCTCACGCGTTCCGAATCGATCTCTGGTTTCAGggcagggaggaggaggaggaggggagctTGCGAGCCGGGGCAAGGCGGCGGCGCGAGCGTGGCCGTGCTGCGACAGCTGCGGCGGGTGCACCAAGTCGGAGCCGCGGCGGTGCCAGTGCCTGGACGCGGTGCCCCGCGGGTGCCACCCGGCGTGCAGGGACTGCGTCAAGTCCAGTCTCAGCGCCGACCCGCCGGTGTACCAGTGCATGGACCGCGTCCCCAACTTCTGCCAGCGCCGCTGCAccgcgcccgccgccgcgcACTGACCGCCCGCCCGGCCGTGCTGACGACTGATTTCTGCTTTGCTCTTTGACCCACCAACCGCTCCCACCGCCCACCCGCCGCCGGATCCTGTGTCTCAAGGCCAGCTGTGGATTAGGATTTTTGTGTGTGTAAAAACTACATAGAGATGAAGAATCTGTAATCTTGGACGCTGCAGTggtgtcctttttttttttctgtgtaTGTGTATGGTTGACTCTTGTTGTCTGTGAGGAGATGAGCACGGTGAATCACCGAGATTGGAGAAAAGACACTGGCTTTTCTTGCCGTTTAGTATGAGCTTTCGTCAGGGATCGTTCGTCTGGATTTTTTCGAAAACATGCCTTGGTGGATATTTTGGGAGCAGAGCACAGACGCTCGTGCCTGTTCATGACTGTAGATGATGATGGACCTGGACGCAAATCCGGTCTCCGGCGGCAGGTCGAGGACGAGGCTGTGAGCCAGGCTCATCCACCGAAACAGGAAGGTTGCTCTgcacctcaaaaaaaaaaaaaaagagttgctCTCTCTGATCCTGAAAGTGGAGTGGATGTGGAGAGGCTCCAGCAAGCGACTCCGCGCGAGCGTATTGAAAACGCGGCGCAGGGCGCACTCACCCTTCTGGTTCTGGGTCAGTTTCACGAGCCAGATGCGCATTTCTCACGCGGATATGCGGCAATTGTACGCCGTGTCAAGTTGCAGAGGCAGGCAGCAAGGCTCATGGAACCTGCGGGAAGGAATATCCCATCCCAACAAGAAGCCTTCGTGGTCGCTGAAGAGGCTTTGGCTTTGGTTTTATTGGTGACCACGGATTGATGGCAAAAATCGACAAGCCGGTGGGCTTTTGTCTACTGTAGATCCTGTTCGTTTATGTTTATAATCACCGGATAATAGTTATTACGATTCTTGATTTTGCTAATTCGAGTTTGTAATACAGATTTTTGCTGGGATTCTTGTCTTTTTTTCCGATTTTAAGTGAAAACAATCACGGCCAAagcaatactccctccatcctaaattgtaagtcgtttgactttttttactccaagtttgaccactcgttttattcaaaaaatttgtgcaaatatagtcaaattttaagtcattcttgaagaatttttattaataaaccaatacataacaaaaaaaaataatattttgtataaaattttgaataagacgagtggtcaaacttgatattaaaaaagtcaaacgacttacaatttggaatggagtgaGTATATTTTAGTAGTATCTATTCCTCACAGTTTTATATAGTCATTTGATTTAGAGGAATATAATAGTCTCAGTACCCTTCATCATAATACATCCCGCGGCAAGTGCGTCGTGTTTCTTTGGCTGATCTGTATTAGTAactactaaggccctgtttagttctccacccaaaaaattttcatccatcccatcgaatctttggacacatgtatgaaacattaaatgtagatgaaaaaataaactaattacacagtttggttgaaaatcgcgagacgaatcttttaagcctagttagtccatgattaggcttaagtgctacagtaacccacatgtgctaatgacatattaattatacttaatagattcgtcttgcagtttcctgacgagttatgtaatttgtttttttattagtttctaaaaacccctcccgacatccttccgacatatccgatgtgacactccaaaaattttcatcttcaatctaaacaggccctaagacaAATCGTTGGCCCCCTGTGATGAGCTGATGATCTGGTCTAGCTAAAAGAAACGCCATGCACGGTTGAATACGCTCACTTCAGTGGCCTCATGGACCACATGAGAAGGACGGCCCCGCACGTGCTAACACAAGAGGAAAAAGTCTCACGGAAGCAATGGCCCGCAAGGAAATCGGCCCAAACAACCTCAGCCCAGGAGGAGAGGACGATTCGGCAGCAGAGCGGAGACGGGCACTCCTCTCCCTACTCCCATATTCGTCTTCTCGTTTAGCACCACCTCGCCAGTGGAAGGCAGACGCGCCGCGAGCTCCCGCTATAAGAAGAGCGCCCCCTGCCCCGTTGTACCATACTTACCTGGACGGGGTCGACGGGTGGTCATGAAGGCCCGTGGCCTAGGTCAGTGGCCCTCATTGCACATTAGAGGGCGCGCTGGCTTACCATCTCCCCAAGAGGGAGAGTGGACGTCATAATTTGTGGTAGAGGGGGTACGCGTTCGCGCGGCCCCCGTCAAATCTAAAAAACAAAAATCTTGTACTCTGCCTGTAGAAAGTGAACGAATTACTTTaagataggccttgtttagtttattttgaaaaccaaaaagttttcaagattttctgtcaatcttgtggcatatacatgaaacattaaatatagacgaaaacaaaaactaattacacagtttagctggaaatcacgagacgattTTTTTAATCCTagatagtctatgattggataatatttgtcacaaacaaacgaaagtgctacagttccgaaaagtgaagccataatataaatatataatatatttatgatatgataaataaaaaaagatatctaaatataaataatattataCACTGTAGTGAAGGAAAGGTTTGGTTctctgccttgtttagttcgtaaaattttgatttttgggctacggtagcacttttgtttttattgtttttggctactgtagtactttcgtttttatttgagaaACATTGTccacggaaaatcttgaaaatttttgcgaactaaacaagacctaaagttCTTGGTCGGActgaggacttgtttagttgccaaaaaattttacaaaatttttcagattcctcatcacatcaaatctttagacgtatacatgaagtattaaatatagatgaaaataaaaactaattacatagtttgatttgaattgacgagacgaatcttttgagcttagttagtctatgatgggacaatatttgtcaaatataaatggAATTGATACTAtttacattttgcaaaattttttagaacgaaacaaggcctgaatttcAAATTTCAATATTGTATAGGATTACTTTACTGTTTGACCAATTTAAATTTGTAAACGAGTGATGATAAGTTATATGACGTCGCGTTTACTATTTTTCTTAGTGGTACACGTGCAAAACCACGCTGACGAAGCTGACCCAGCAATGGCGACCCTCGGCCTGTTCCCCTCTTCAGTCGCCGCATCCACCGCCACCATTCGCGCCCCCGCCCCCACCGGGCCGACCAGCGCCAGCACCCGCCAACCCCCGCACGCCCGCCGCCTCCCGGTCCTCGGACGCCGCGCGCCGGCGATGGACGCCCTCCGCGTGTCGGGGGCCGCCGAGCCCCTCCTCTtccccgccgccaccgccgccggggGGCACCCCAGGCTCCGCGTACGCTGCCCGACCGACCCTGACCCCTCCTGCCGCGGCTAAACATAGCCCTTGCCCGCCCCTGCTATTCTGGGGAGGGAGGCGGCGGCTCTCGCTGGTGGTGAAAGGTCTGACGGAATGGAGGATGTGCAGGTGCGGACCCACGTGCAGGGCGGGGGCGGCGCCGGGCGTGGCGCCGCGGCGGAGGGGGACGCCGCCTTCTCGTGGGCACCCGTCATCCTCCCGTAAGATATTTTCTCGGATTGTAGCGTTTGGGGGGATCGTCTGGAACGCACGCGCGCTGGGTGTTGAATTAGGATGCGTTTCTAGTCCGATTCAACCCTCCACACTGTCTGATTTGATGTACTATGTTGTGGAATCGATGCACTGTGAAATTGTATGTGCAATGCTGTGGAATTAGGCAATCAATGCACTGTGAAATTGTATGTACAATGTTCTGGAATTAGGCAACCGATGCACTGTGAATTGCTTGTTGAATGTTAACTTGTTCAGGGTATTGAACTATTGATGAGGACTTGACTTCATAAGTCATAGTGGAATTGTCCTGCTGTACACTGCATCTCAGCAAATATGCTAGCATTTTCAAACTGTGATCCTTCCATTTCAAGCAGTCATAAAATGCATGATGATATAATTTAGGATctgtctaatatttttctaaagtcTGAAGGAATTTGTTAATTTGGAGCTTGGCTTCAGCGATACTTGTCATATCAATTCTGCTTGGTGTAGACATTCgaaaataaacaaacaaaaaggCGGTAATTGGGAATCCTATCGAGCTTGCAACCTCTCAGTACTGATGATCACTGTTTGGAACCTAGGTTCTTCTTCCCTGCGTTGGGCGGTCTCCTTTTCGGCTATGACATTGGCGCAACCTCTGGAGCAACCATCTCTGTgcaagttagtccatgatttggttgtttttttttttttgtgagttTTTTCTAGTCGGCATAAAGTCTCACTGCCACTGGTGTATTCCTCTTCAGTCTCCTGATCTAAGTGGCACCGATTGGTTCAGCTTGTCATCTTTGCAACTAGGGCTTGTGGTAATCCAAATTTCTAATTTACCTATGCTTTCACTTCTCCTTTCACATATCAGTTATCAGGATGAAAATGAGTTTCCTTCCTTTTTTATTCAGGCCAGCAGTTCACTTTATGGTGCTCTTGGTGGCTCTCTTCTTGCATACCGCATTGCAGATTTTCTAGGTGAATTAAAAAGCTACACCTTTTTTAATTGTCCTTATCATTTTTTTGATAAGGATGTGAACAACTACCATCTTCATGCAGGAAGGAGAATAGAATTGGTCACCGCAGCTGCATTATATATTGTCGGTGCTTTAGTCACTGGATTTGCCCCTAATTTTGTAGTGCTAATCATAGGTCGTGTCTTGTATGGGATTGGTATTGGTTTGGTGAGTATCTGCAGGTACACAcatgttttttattttctttttctagaATGGCCCCAGGTAATTGCTATTAAACGAACCTAATTTATTATTGCATGTAGGAAATAATCTTCTGGGGACAAATAACTATACATTCACTCAATCTGAGGAACACGACATTCACTGATATAAACTTATAAAGCTGTGATGTCCGATTGCAGTTCTCTGATATGTAGTCATTTGCTGAAGTGTGTAACGTCAAAACTAGTTGGCTGAtgtagctttatggccatgttCTGATATAGTAGATATAAAACGTACTTGCACTTGATTTTTCTGATATTTTGATGATGGGTTAAACAAACATATTGCTGTTGGTTTGAAATATATTGTTTGCTAAGGTATTTAATATAACTTTCTGCTTTAATTCGTGAGGTAGTTGGGCactgttttttttatttacagTGCCATGTTTCCACCAACTTTTAACATCACTAGCATCCAAATTGTCCAATGCTCCAAAGGGATTGATATGTCTTGACTCTTGATGAAAGATGGGCCTCACCTGTGTCACTGATAGTAGCAAATAAGGGATTATGCAAATTGCAATGGTAGGAAAAGGATTTATCCTAGTAACAATCGGAGAGGAATAGAATCCTAGTAACAATTGAAGAGGAATAGAATCCTAGTAACAATTGAAGAGGAATACAATTGCAAAGGAGCAGTGCATATTCAGCTAGGGGTTTGGGAGAGTTGGTGTTATGCCACTGAACCATTATGGTGCTCTGTGCCAGGCAATGCATGGTGCCCCTCTTTATATTGCGGAGACTTCTCCTTCACAAATACGTGGAACATTGATATCTTTGAAGGAGCTGTTTATTGTGTTAGGAATACTGGTAACTACCAAATCTTCCGTGCGTTCTAATTTCATATACCCATTTCATGCTTGCTGACTATTAAATAATGTTGTGCAGTTAGGATACTTTGTAGGAAGTCTTGAAATTGACAATGTAGGAGGATGGCGGTACATGTTTGGTTTTAGTGCTCCACTTGCAGTTATTATGGCTATTGGTATGTGGACTTTACCATCTTCACCAAGATGGCTACTTCTCAGGGCAGTTCAAGGAAAGGCTTCTATGGAGGATAATAAAAAGAAGGCAATTCAAGCCCTTAGAACATTGAGGGGCCGATCAGCAAGTGAAAAGGTTTTGacagatgatgttgaagatacAATTGTCTCTATTAAGGCTGCCTATGCAGGACAGGAAGCTGAAGGAAACGTTTGGGAGGTATTTGAGGGAGCTAGCTTGAAGGCCTTCACTATTGGCGGAGGTCTGGTTCTGTTTCAGCAGGTattttgttctcctttgctGGTTCTTTTTGAGTGGTAGTATGGACATGCTGGTTTGGTGTTATCGAGCTAAACTCTTATTTGGCAGATAACAGGTCAACCAAGTGTTCTATATTATGCAGCTTCAATACTTCAGGTACCAATATTTTGCTCTGAATCTGTTGGTGGTATAGTTTTTGTATAGAAAGGAGAAGTAGGATACTGTTATCTGCCCTTTGCATTTCTTGAATTCACACAATTCAACATCTCCATCACTCACTAAAGGATGCCATGTGTAGACTGCTGGGTACTCAGCTGCATCAGATGCTGCCAAAGTAGCAATTTTGATTGGGTTGTTCAAGGTAATTTAAAGGATCTACATCAGTACTAATATAATAGCTATTTCTGTATCAAAATGTGTATGCAGAAATCTAAGGATGTTATGTTTCCTTTTAATTTTGAGTGTGTGTAACAAATCTATTGTTCGCAGTTGCTAATGACAGGTGTTGCGGTATTTAAAGTTGACGATGTTGGAAGGCGCCCATTGTTGATAGGAGGTGTTGGTGGAATTGTGAGTATTTATTCCTTCCTTCTACTTTTGATAAGCTCTACATTTTACGTGGACAGTGGCACATACACATACTCAAACTAGGAGGATTCTCCGTGCGTTTTCGCAGGTATGAAGAAGGAATACAAATAGGTTAGAGTGTTAATCACTAAGAATCGGGAGATGTATATGTATGGTGTTGGTAATGCAGCAATACATGTGAATAAATGATGTGGTTTGCTTGTGTGAATAGCTTGAATGAAGACATAATGACATGTGTTAGTTGGATGTGTTGGTGATGCTGGTGTGGACACTTTGCATGACGAGATAATCAAATGTGCTATGTGCTAATGGGATGTTGTAGTGGATGCTGATGTGGACActttgcatgacaagagaaaTAGCTAGTAgggtttatctttataagagatatagatttAATCTGCAATCCCGCTTAACATGAACACTAAACAATACTAGTATTTTAGGTACGGTATTGATCTATATTCGAATGGGATACTTGGTTAACTTAGTAACTTTATGCATGTTCCATCAGGCTTGTATTCTAGGTTCTGACTAAATTAACCTGTAAATGCAGGCTTTGTCACTCTTCCTACTGGCAGCTTATTACAAGATTCTGGACGGCTTCCCCTTCGTTGCTGTTGGCGCATTACTTCTTTATGTCGGTGCTTACCAGGTCAGGCCTTCAGTTCTGTTCAAGGGGCCTGACAATCAGAACAATTTGTTTCTTAGGAATCCACAAGCTTATTGTGTGCCTTTGTATTTCAGGTCTCATTTGGTCCAATTAGTTGGCTAATGGTGTCTGAAATCTTTCCACTCCGAACAAGAGGACGTGGGATCAGCCTTGCAGTACTAACAAATTTCGGCTCGAACGCTTTGGTGACATTTGCATTTTCACCCTTGAAGGTATTGCTTCTCATAGTTGCTACCTCATGTTC contains:
- the LOC8057035 gene encoding Bowman-Birk type trypsin inhibitor isoform X2, coding for MRTQALFFLTFALLAVLAQSSNRHHHHHHHSQVQSRGQGGGGGGELASRGKAAARAWPCCDSCGGCTKSEPRRCQCLDAVPRGCHPACRDCVKSSLSADPPVYQCMDRVPNFCQRRCTAPAAAH
- the LOC8057035 gene encoding uncharacterized protein LOC8057035 isoform X1 — protein: MRTQALFFLTFALLAVLAQSSNRHHHHHHHSQVQSRVWLTRSESISGFRAGRRRRRGACEPGQGGGASVAVLRQLRRVHQVGAAAVPVPGRGAPRVPPGVQGLRQVQSQRRPAGVPVHGPRPQLLPAPLHRARRRALTARPAVLTTDFCFAL
- the LOC8057036 gene encoding D-xylose-proton symporter-like 3, chloroplastic, whose protein sequence is MISYMTSRLLFFLVVHVQNHADEADPAMATLGLFPSSVAASTATIRAPAPTGPTSASTRQPPHARRLPVLGRRAPAMDALRVSGAAEPLLFPAATAAGGHPRLRVRTHVQGGGGAGRGAAAEGDAAFSWAPVILPFFFPALGGLLFGYDIGATSGATISVQSPDLSGTDWFSLSSLQLGLVASSSLYGALGGSLLAYRIADFLGRRIELVTAAALYIVGALVTGFAPNFVVLIIGRVLYGIGIGLAMHGAPLYIAETSPSQIRGTLISLKELFIVLGILLGYFVGSLEIDNVGGWRYMFGFSAPLAVIMAIGMWTLPSSPRWLLLRAVQGKASMEDNKKKAIQALRTLRGRSASEKVLTDDVEDTIVSIKAAYAGQEAEGNVWEVFEGASLKAFTIGGGLVLFQQITGQPSVLYYAASILQTAGYSAASDAAKVAILIGLFKLLMTGVAVFKVDDVGRRPLLIGGVGGIALSLFLLAAYYKILDGFPFVAVGALLLYVGAYQVSFGPISWLMVSEIFPLRTRGRGISLAVLTNFGSNALVTFAFSPLKEFLGPANIFFLFGVIAVLSLVFVILVVPETKGLSLEEIESKILK